One part of the Cyclobacteriaceae bacterium genome encodes these proteins:
- a CDS encoding succinate dehydrogenase/fumarate reductase iron-sulfur subunit yields the protein MKVTLKIWRQKGPNDKGGFKTYQHDHASPDMSFLEMLDVLNTDLIKKGEEPVHFDHDCREGICGMCSLYINGHPHGPLQTTTCQLHMRSFKDGETITIEPWRAKAFPVIKDLVVDRSAFDRIQQAGGYVSVNTGGVPDANEIPIPKKIADEAFDAATCIGCGACVAACKNASAMLFVSAKVSQFALLPQGKPERKERVERMVAQMDAEGFGACTNTKACEAECPKGISVTNIARMNREYYASMVSSYEWQVGGGE from the coding sequence ATGAAGGTTACATTAAAGATCTGGAGACAAAAAGGACCAAATGATAAGGGAGGTTTCAAAACCTACCAGCATGATCATGCATCACCCGACATGTCATTTCTGGAGATGTTGGATGTGTTAAACACCGACCTGATCAAAAAAGGAGAGGAACCTGTTCATTTTGATCATGATTGCCGCGAAGGCATTTGCGGTATGTGCTCATTGTACATTAATGGTCATCCGCACGGGCCGCTTCAAACCACAACGTGCCAATTGCATATGCGCAGTTTCAAAGATGGTGAGACTATTACCATTGAACCATGGCGGGCAAAGGCCTTTCCGGTTATAAAAGACCTGGTCGTTGATCGCAGTGCATTTGACAGGATCCAACAGGCTGGAGGTTATGTTTCGGTAAATACCGGAGGGGTGCCTGATGCCAATGAAATCCCTATTCCAAAGAAAATTGCCGATGAAGCTTTCGATGCAGCAACCTGTATTGGTTGTGGCGCATGTGTTGCAGCGTGCAAAAATGCTTCAGCCATGCTCTTTGTTAGTGCTAAAGTTTCGCAGTTTGCTTTATTGCCACAAGGCAAGCCTGAACGCAAAGAGCGCGTGGAGCGTATGGTTGCCCAAATGGATGCCGAAGGTTTTGGTGCCTGTACCAATACAAAGGCTTGTGAAGCGGAGTGCCCGAAAGGTATAAGCGTGACCAACATTGCCCGGATGAACCGCGAGTATTATGCCTCTATGGTGAGTTCGTATGAATGGCAGGTAGGCGGAGGTGAATAA
- the trxA gene encoding thioredoxin, with protein MGKTIELTDSTFDQTIKSDKPVLVDFWAEWCGPCKMIGPVVEELAGEYEGKAVVAKINVDENPQTAAKFGIRSIPTLLVFKGGQIVDKQIGAVPKSVLAQKLAAQV; from the coding sequence ATGGGCAAAACTATTGAACTAACCGACTCAACTTTTGATCAAACCATTAAATCCGATAAACCCGTTTTGGTAGACTTTTGGGCTGAATGGTGCGGGCCTTGTAAAATGATTGGTCCCGTGGTTGAAGAACTGGCAGGAGAATATGAAGGCAAGGCCGTAGTGGCTAAAATCAACGTTGACGAAAATCCGCAAACCGCTGCAAAATTCGGTATTCGTTCTATTCCTACCTTATTGGTGTTTAAAGGCGGCCAGATTGTTGACAAACAAATTGGAGCGGTACCTAAATCGGTGCTCGCTCAAAAATTAGCTGCCCAGGTTTAA
- a CDS encoding T9SS type A sorting domain-containing protein translates to MGGPVTTSDFSTTTPQIIDYFRDYAVRFGIAYNGQLEDIQAEAGGGLTFPTLRLGAREGGANGLDGDIAEFIFYTRSLTTGERNRIDSYLAIKYGITLNQTTLTNYTASNGTTVYPATSTHSGYVNNIAGIGRDNVSRLLQTNSQSANPNSMVRIQNPSNLDNLEFLMWGSNNGSLTAPNSIDVDGALVKVRLSRVWKIAETGEVGTVTIGIDLANVPGPKQEADLRLLIDRDGDGFADNDVTPLTGTLAGSIFTVTGVNFQHNDFFTIGSINNISTPLPVELLYFKAEYERPVVVTSWATATELNNDHFTLERSSNGEHFEELAIIPGAGTTNERNNYFEIDRAPYYGKTYYRLKQTDFDGTITYSKIVHVKTDEDPSVVLTVYPNPNKGKVLNFSLNSKPFQLHSFDIFNQHGVTLESQVIQSASVVDFSAELKSSLPQGIYFIKIHYNDTVKTLKLIVN, encoded by the coding sequence TTGGGGGGTCCCGTAACAACCAGTGATTTTTCAACTACTACGCCCCAGATCATTGACTACTTCCGCGATTATGCGGTTAGGTTTGGAATAGCCTATAACGGACAATTGGAAGACATACAGGCCGAGGCTGGTGGCGGCTTAACATTTCCAACCCTACGGCTTGGCGCACGCGAAGGCGGAGCGAACGGACTTGATGGCGATATTGCTGAATTTATTTTTTACACGAGGTCACTAACAACCGGGGAACGAAACCGAATTGACTCATACCTGGCAATTAAATATGGGATAACGTTAAACCAAACCACACTTACCAATTATACGGCCTCTAATGGAACAACGGTGTACCCGGCAACCAGCACCCATAGCGGATATGTTAACAACATAGCAGGTATAGGACGCGATAATGTTTCACGGTTGCTGCAAACCAATTCCCAAAGTGCCAATCCAAACTCCATGGTTCGTATACAAAATCCAAGCAACCTGGATAACCTTGAATTCCTGATGTGGGGAAGTAATAATGGCAGCCTTACTGCACCCAATTCAATTGATGTTGACGGTGCACTTGTAAAAGTAAGACTTAGCCGGGTTTGGAAAATAGCCGAAACAGGTGAAGTAGGAACTGTTACCATTGGTATTGACCTGGCCAATGTACCCGGACCAAAACAAGAAGCTGATTTACGGTTGCTGATTGATCGGGATGGCGATGGCTTTGCCGATAATGATGTTACACCCCTAACCGGAACATTGGCCGGTTCGATATTTACCGTTACCGGTGTAAACTTCCAGCATAATGATTTTTTTACTATCGGATCGATTAATAACATATCCACTCCATTGCCGGTTGAACTTCTCTACTTCAAAGCAGAATATGAAAGGCCTGTTGTTGTTACTTCATGGGCAACAGCAACGGAGTTGAACAACGACCATTTTACATTAGAACGATCTTCTAATGGCGAACATTTTGAAGAACTGGCAATCATACCCGGGGCAGGAACAACAAACGAAAGAAATAATTACTTCGAAATTGACCGTGCGCCTTATTATGGCAAGACTTATTATCGTTTAAAGCAAACCGACTTTGATGGTACCATTACTTATTCAAAAATTGTTCATGTAAAAACAGATGAAGACCCCTCCGTAGTACTGACAGTTTACCCTAATCCAAACAAAGGTAAGGTGCTTAACTTCTCTTTGAATAGTAAACCTTTTCAGTTACACAGTTTCGACATTTTCAATCAACATGGGGTTACCCTGGAGTCGCAAGTCATTCAATCAGCATCTGTTGTTGATTTTTCAGCCGAGCTAAAATCTTCATTACCCCAAGGTATTTACTTCATTAAAATTCACTATAACGACACCGTTAAGACATTGAAGCTAATTGTGAACTAA
- the dnaE gene encoding DNA polymerase III subunit alpha — translation MYLIFDTETTGVPHNKTAPITDLDNWPRLVQLAWQLHDHAGKLLAQNNFVIKPEGFNIPYKAEQIHGISTQRAQEEGHDLKTVLGKFLNDLGQTSVLVGHNIEFDINIIGAELIRKNIVPEKFLSLTKVDTGLSSIEFCQLPGGIGGRLKMPRLVELHKKLFGKDFGDAHDASYDVAATARCYFGLLQKKVLKPFDATPLSEIIYEEPRLDEANFVKRKRKKDAGYSLDDNDADTIDSPFCHLHVHSQYSVLQATPEIKALVTKAKSLNMPALALTDFGNLYGAFKFVREALTHEIKPIVGCEFYLADERKKLKFTKDNPDKRYTQVLLAKNKSGYQNLAILSSLGFTEGLYGIYPRIDKELVAQYKHDLIATTGNLSSEIPHLILHVGERQAEEAFVWWHKQFGDDFYIELNRHGLAEEDHVNDVLLGFAQKYKVKYFAANETYYIDKEESNAHDVLLCIKEGEFKSTPIGEGRGYRYGLPNNEFYLKSQEEMKSIFRDLPEAIETIQEIINKIEAYSLERQVALPKFEIPKGFASEDDYLKHLTYEGAKKKYGEITPLLQERLDFELETIRKTGYPGYFLIVQDFTSKARDMGVSVGPGRGSAAGSAVAYCIGITNVDPIKYDLLFERFLNPDRVSLPDIDIDFDDEGRDKVLNYVIDKYGKDQVAQIITYGTMAAKSSIRDCARVMQLSLADANYLAKMVPERPGTTLDAAFKEVKELADFKNGTDLKADVLKQAIVLEGSVRNTGTHACGVIITPDALTKFVPVATAKDSSMLVTQFDNSVVESAGLLKMDFLGLTTLSIINTALKNIKKSRRIEIDIDAVPLDDEKTYQLFQRGETSGTFQFESPGMQKYLRQLKPDKFEDLIAMNALYRPGPMEYIPAFINRKHGREPIKYDLPEMEEFLAETYGITVYQEQVMLLSQKLANFSKGDADVLRKAMGKKQKSVLDKMKDKFIEGCKANGHAQEICEKIWVDWEAFAQYAFNKSHSTCYSLVAYHTAYLKANYPAEYMSAVLTHSQSNLDKVTFFIEECRNLGIPVLGPHVNESGVYFEVNKNGEIRFGLGAIKGAGDAAVEAIIHERNAHGPFEDIFDFAKRVNQRSVNKKTFECLALSGAFDCFEGIHRRQYVYAKDGDASLIEKAAKYAAKTQLDEQSSQVSLFGGTTGTAMPKPKIEPVEPFSEIEKLNLEKEVVGIYISGHPLDNFRFEMDAFCNTLCNQLIDLDPLIGRETKICGIVTTVEHRTTKTGRPFGKFTIEDYSGNFTFTLFGEDYLKYKNFMMQGWFLFIEGMIQRNTWGRMDVEFRIRSIELLNELVQKRLQGLALRLPLHAITTEVVDKIEEFCKKNPGQAALQLFIKDDYEALQVELLARAYRISVTNALVQEFKKHAEIGVITSNAQVRWLNDRADEDKLEVLDEDGTISSTFVLDSAELINQ, via the coding sequence ATGTACCTGATTTTTGACACGGAAACCACCGGGGTTCCGCATAATAAGACTGCACCCATAACCGACCTTGATAACTGGCCAAGGCTTGTACAGTTGGCCTGGCAACTGCACGACCACGCAGGTAAACTCCTTGCTCAAAACAACTTCGTTATAAAACCGGAAGGTTTTAACATTCCTTACAAGGCCGAGCAAATCCACGGCATTTCAACCCAACGCGCACAGGAAGAAGGGCACGACCTGAAAACCGTGCTGGGCAAATTCTTAAATGATCTTGGGCAAACTTCGGTTTTAGTTGGTCATAACATCGAATTCGACATCAACATCATTGGCGCGGAACTGATCCGCAAAAACATTGTACCTGAAAAATTTCTTAGCCTAACTAAAGTTGACACCGGGTTATCATCCATTGAATTCTGTCAGCTACCCGGAGGCATAGGCGGGCGGTTAAAAATGCCCCGATTAGTTGAACTTCACAAAAAACTATTCGGAAAAGATTTTGGTGATGCGCACGATGCATCGTACGATGTTGCCGCCACAGCACGCTGTTACTTTGGCCTGCTGCAGAAAAAAGTACTGAAACCTTTTGACGCTACCCCCCTTTCAGAAATTATTTATGAAGAACCCCGGTTGGATGAAGCCAACTTTGTAAAACGCAAACGAAAAAAAGATGCAGGCTACTCACTGGACGATAACGATGCCGATACCATTGACAGTCCGTTTTGTCATTTGCATGTACACTCGCAATACTCCGTGCTCCAGGCTACCCCTGAAATAAAAGCGCTCGTCACCAAGGCCAAATCGCTGAACATGCCTGCCCTAGCCCTCACCGATTTCGGCAACCTGTATGGTGCATTCAAATTTGTTCGTGAAGCTCTGACGCATGAAATAAAACCCATTGTTGGCTGTGAGTTTTACCTGGCAGATGAACGAAAGAAATTAAAATTCACGAAAGACAATCCGGATAAACGCTATACGCAAGTATTGCTTGCAAAAAATAAAAGCGGCTATCAAAACCTGGCCATACTTAGTTCGCTGGGGTTTACTGAAGGTTTATACGGCATCTATCCGCGAATCGATAAAGAACTTGTTGCCCAATATAAACACGACCTGATTGCCACTACCGGAAACCTTTCCAGTGAAATACCACACTTGATTTTGCACGTAGGTGAACGCCAGGCTGAGGAAGCGTTTGTATGGTGGCATAAACAGTTCGGTGATGACTTCTACATCGAACTAAACCGACACGGCCTGGCCGAAGAAGATCATGTGAATGACGTGTTGCTCGGTTTTGCACAAAAATATAAGGTGAAATATTTTGCAGCCAATGAAACCTATTACATCGACAAGGAGGAATCGAATGCGCATGATGTTTTGTTGTGCATAAAAGAAGGTGAATTCAAGTCCACTCCAATAGGTGAAGGGCGTGGTTACCGGTATGGCCTGCCAAACAACGAGTTCTACCTCAAGTCGCAGGAGGAAATGAAATCCATTTTCCGCGATTTGCCCGAAGCCATCGAAACCATTCAGGAAATTATTAATAAGATTGAAGCGTATTCCCTCGAACGACAGGTAGCGCTGCCAAAGTTTGAAATCCCAAAAGGCTTTGCATCGGAAGATGATTACTTGAAACACCTGACCTACGAAGGTGCTAAAAAGAAGTACGGTGAAATAACACCTTTATTACAGGAACGATTAGACTTTGAACTGGAAACCATTCGTAAAACCGGATATCCGGGATATTTTCTAATCGTGCAGGATTTCACTTCCAAAGCACGCGACATGGGTGTTTCGGTTGGGCCGGGGCGCGGTTCGGCAGCCGGCTCGGCTGTTGCTTATTGTATTGGCATTACCAACGTTGACCCTATTAAATACGATTTACTGTTTGAGCGTTTTCTTAACCCCGACCGGGTTTCATTGCCCGATATTGATATCGACTTTGATGATGAGGGGCGCGACAAGGTGCTGAATTATGTTATTGATAAATACGGAAAAGACCAGGTTGCCCAGATTATCACCTATGGAACCATGGCTGCCAAGTCATCTATACGTGATTGTGCGCGTGTCATGCAACTCTCCCTGGCCGATGCCAACTACCTCGCCAAGATGGTACCGGAACGACCGGGCACTACACTCGATGCTGCTTTTAAGGAAGTGAAAGAGTTGGCTGATTTTAAAAATGGCACTGACCTGAAAGCCGATGTTTTAAAACAAGCCATTGTGTTGGAAGGCTCCGTGCGCAACACTGGCACCCATGCCTGCGGGGTTATCATTACGCCCGATGCCCTCACCAAATTTGTTCCTGTAGCTACGGCAAAAGATTCCAGCATGCTGGTAACGCAATTTGACAACAGTGTGGTGGAGAGTGCCGGGCTTTTAAAAATGGACTTTTTAGGGTTAACCACATTATCTATTATTAACACGGCTTTAAAGAATATCAAAAAGAGTAGAAGAATAGAAATAGATATTGATGCCGTACCGCTGGATGATGAAAAAACCTATCAGCTTTTTCAGCGTGGTGAAACCTCCGGAACATTTCAATTTGAAAGTCCGGGTATGCAAAAATATTTGCGCCAATTAAAACCCGATAAGTTTGAGGACCTGATTGCCATGAACGCCCTTTACCGGCCAGGCCCGATGGAATACATTCCGGCATTCATCAACCGCAAGCACGGTCGCGAACCAATAAAATACGATTTGCCGGAAATGGAAGAATTTCTTGCCGAAACGTATGGCATTACGGTATACCAGGAGCAAGTAATGTTGCTTTCACAAAAGCTGGCCAACTTCAGCAAAGGCGATGCAGACGTGTTGCGAAAGGCCATGGGTAAAAAGCAAAAGAGCGTTCTCGATAAAATGAAGGATAAGTTTATCGAAGGCTGTAAAGCCAATGGGCATGCGCAGGAAATCTGCGAAAAAATTTGGGTAGACTGGGAGGCCTTTGCCCAGTATGCCTTCAACAAATCACACTCAACATGCTACTCGTTAGTAGCCTATCATACAGCTTACCTGAAAGCCAACTATCCTGCTGAATATATGTCAGCAGTGTTAACGCATTCGCAAAGCAACCTTGATAAGGTTACCTTCTTTATTGAAGAATGCCGCAACCTGGGCATACCCGTGCTGGGCCCGCATGTAAATGAATCAGGAGTTTACTTTGAAGTAAATAAAAACGGAGAAATCCGTTTTGGACTTGGCGCCATTAAAGGTGCAGGTGATGCCGCTGTTGAAGCAATAATTCACGAGCGCAATGCGCATGGACCTTTTGAAGATATTTTTGACTTTGCCAAACGCGTTAACCAACGATCGGTAAACAAAAAAACCTTTGAATGCCTGGCATTATCCGGGGCATTCGATTGTTTTGAGGGCATTCATCGAAGACAATATGTGTACGCCAAAGATGGCGATGCCAGTTTAATTGAAAAGGCCGCCAAGTATGCTGCCAAAACACAACTGGATGAGCAAAGCTCACAGGTAAGTTTGTTTGGTGGAACAACTGGAACGGCCATGCCAAAGCCCAAAATTGAACCCGTTGAGCCGTTCAGCGAAATCGAAAAACTGAACCTGGAAAAAGAAGTGGTTGGTATTTACATTTCAGGCCACCCATTGGACAATTTCCGGTTTGAAATGGACGCCTTCTGCAATACACTGTGCAACCAACTCATCGACCTGGATCCATTAATCGGGCGGGAAACAAAAATCTGTGGCATTGTAACCACGGTTGAACACCGCACCACCAAAACCGGCAGGCCGTTTGGGAAATTTACCATCGAAGACTACAGCGGAAACTTTACGTTCACGCTCTTTGGCGAGGATTACCTGAAATACAAAAACTTTATGATGCAGGGCTGGTTCCTGTTTATTGAGGGCATGATCCAACGGAATACCTGGGGAAGAATGGATGTTGAGTTCAGGATCAGGAGTATTGAGCTTTTAAATGAACTGGTTCAAAAACGTTTGCAAGGGCTTGCTTTGCGGTTACCCCTGCACGCCATAACCACCGAAGTGGTGGATAAAATAGAAGAATTTTGTAAGAAAAACCCGGGGCAGGCAGCCTTACAACTTTTCATAAAAGATGATTACGAAGCCCTTCAGGTTGAATTACTGGCCCGGGCGTACCGGATAAGCGTAACCAATGCCCTGGTTCAGGAATTTAAGAAACATGCAGAGATTGGCGTGATTACATCCAACGCCCAGGTGCGCTGGTTGAATGACCGGGCAGATGAAGATAAGCTTGAGGTACTGGATGAAGATGGAACAATTTCTTCTACCTTTGTGTTGGATTCAGCAGAACTAATTAATCAATAA
- a CDS encoding fumarate reductase/succinate dehydrogenase flavoprotein subunit, with protein sequence MTLDSKIPEGPLAEKWTKHKFNLKLVNPANKRKYDVIVVGTGLAGASAAASLAELGYNVKAFCFQDSPRRAHSIAAQGGINAAKNYQNDGDSIYRLFYDTIKGGDYRAREGNVYRLAEVSVNIIDQCVAQGVPFAREYGGLLANRSFGGAQVSRTFYARGQTGQQLLLGAYSAMNRQIANGKVKMYSRTEMLDVVLVDGKARGIITRDLLTGKIEAHSAHAVLLCTGGYGNVFYLSTNAKGSNVTAAWRAHKKGALFGNPCYTQIHPTCIPVSGDHQSKLTLMSESLRNDGRVWVPKVARPGLKAADAVNIPESERDYFLERRYPSFGNLVPRDVASRNAKMVCDEGRGVGATGLAVFLDFSDAIKRDGKKTIEAKYGNLFDMYQQITGDNPYEAPMMIFPAVHYTMGGLWVDYNLMTNVPGLYALGEANFSDHGANRLGASALMQGLADGYFVIPYTIGDYLAGMPYEKVSTDRPEFQEAIKQTSDRINKLLSIKGKKTVDEFHRELGLTMWEYCGMSRNEQGLKTAKKKIQEIKAEFWTNVNVLGGGNELNMELEKANRVADFIELGELMVDDALNRSESCGGHFREESATEDGEARRKDDEFAYVAAWEYKGDNQPEVLHKEPLIFENVKLTQRSYK encoded by the coding sequence ATGACATTAGATTCTAAAATTCCCGAAGGTCCACTCGCGGAAAAATGGACGAAGCATAAATTTAACCTCAAGCTCGTTAACCCCGCCAACAAGCGTAAGTACGATGTTATTGTGGTGGGTACCGGCCTGGCAGGTGCCTCCGCTGCAGCATCGCTGGCGGAATTAGGCTATAACGTAAAAGCATTTTGCTTTCAGGATAGCCCGCGCAGGGCACACAGTATTGCAGCACAGGGCGGTATCAATGCAGCAAAAAATTATCAGAATGATGGCGATAGCATCTACCGCCTCTTCTACGATACCATTAAAGGTGGGGATTACCGTGCGCGTGAGGGCAATGTCTATAGATTAGCGGAGGTAAGCGTAAACATAATCGATCAATGTGTAGCGCAGGGTGTTCCCTTTGCCCGCGAATACGGTGGTTTATTGGCTAACCGTTCGTTTGGTGGTGCGCAGGTATCGCGTACATTTTATGCCCGTGGCCAAACCGGGCAGCAACTGTTATTGGGTGCTTACTCTGCCATGAACCGTCAGATTGCCAACGGCAAAGTAAAAATGTATAGCCGTACCGAAATGCTGGACGTGGTTTTAGTGGATGGCAAAGCAAGGGGCATTATCACACGTGATTTATTAACGGGAAAAATTGAGGCACATAGCGCTCATGCCGTACTGTTATGTACGGGTGGCTATGGTAATGTGTTTTATTTATCCACCAACGCAAAAGGATCAAACGTAACAGCCGCATGGAGGGCCCATAAAAAAGGTGCTTTGTTTGGTAATCCGTGCTACACGCAAATACACCCTACCTGTATACCCGTTTCAGGTGATCACCAGTCGAAACTTACGCTCATGTCAGAATCGTTACGTAACGATGGCCGTGTATGGGTGCCTAAGGTGGCGCGGCCAGGTCTTAAGGCTGCTGATGCAGTTAATATCCCCGAATCGGAGCGTGATTATTTCCTGGAAAGAAGATACCCTTCATTTGGAAACCTGGTACCACGCGATGTGGCCTCTCGCAATGCCAAAATGGTTTGCGATGAAGGTAGGGGCGTGGGTGCAACGGGGCTTGCCGTTTTCCTTGACTTCTCCGATGCCATCAAACGTGATGGAAAAAAAACGATCGAGGCGAAGTATGGAAACCTGTTTGATATGTACCAACAGATTACCGGTGATAATCCATACGAGGCACCCATGATGATCTTCCCCGCTGTGCACTATACGATGGGCGGGCTTTGGGTTGATTATAACCTTATGACGAATGTGCCCGGCTTATATGCGTTGGGTGAGGCCAACTTTTCCGATCATGGGGCCAATCGCCTGGGCGCAAGTGCCTTGATGCAGGGATTAGCTGACGGGTATTTTGTAATACCGTATACCATTGGCGATTATTTAGCCGGCATGCCTTATGAAAAAGTAAGTACCGACAGGCCGGAGTTCCAGGAGGCCATTAAACAAACCAGCGATCGCATCAATAAGCTTCTTTCCATTAAGGGAAAGAAAACCGTTGACGAATTCCACCGCGAGTTGGGCTTAACCATGTGGGAGTATTGCGGTATGTCACGCAACGAACAAGGCTTAAAAACAGCGAAGAAAAAAATACAGGAAATAAAGGCGGAGTTCTGGACCAATGTGAATGTATTAGGCGGAGGCAACGAACTTAACATGGAACTTGAAAAGGCCAATCGCGTAGCTGATTTTATTGAATTGGGTGAATTGATGGTAGATGACGCCCTTAACCGCTCTGAGTCGTGTGGTGGGCACTTTCGCGAAGAATCGGCCACAGAAGATGGTGAAGCAAGACGCAAAGACGATGAATTCGCTTATGTGGCAGCTTGGGAATACAAAGGCGATAACCAGCCGGAAGTTCTTCACAAGGAACCTTTGATTTTTGAAAATGTAAAACTTACTCAACGTAGCTATAAGTAA
- a CDS encoding LPP20 family lipoprotein: MSRIITLFFLILFSCSPKVQPVDPKPAWLTGQLNEPRYYTGVGQSFKDGTNNYVQAAKKSALDDLVSQIKVTVSSTSILSTLEENRKDFQERYEQIIQTSAADEIEEFEQVGAYEDERNYWVYLRLSKERYRQIKEEQKRNAVTLATDFFTKARKAEQEGTRLQAISFYFQAFRSVEKYLGEPIPVKIDDREVLLTNELYASIKSMLSKVQVQVEPTEMSINRRMNVNGQSVTAQAFFTDTRLPAINFPLRAAFEKGQGDVFPDYITDEQGRAKILLNKITSRELEQTVGVKLNIDALSGSSGSLVYNLIASTLKAPGSQVILKVQRPVVYLEATEKSLGIGKNSTQIANRLKNLLTNAGFEFTNNRQRADLLMEVNADSEKGSVSGSIYITFLTGVIRVTEAREGRVIYATTLDRIKGYGLDYDRSSQDAYNKAIETLEKEHMAELLNNVLQ; the protein is encoded by the coding sequence GTGAGCCGCATTATAACATTGTTTTTTTTGATTCTTTTTTCCTGTAGCCCCAAGGTACAGCCGGTTGACCCTAAACCTGCGTGGCTTACCGGACAACTTAACGAGCCTCGTTACTATACTGGTGTGGGGCAAAGTTTTAAAGACGGTACAAACAATTATGTGCAAGCGGCAAAAAAGAGCGCTTTAGACGACCTTGTTTCGCAGATAAAGGTAACCGTGTCCAGCACCTCGATACTTAGCACACTGGAAGAAAACCGCAAGGATTTCCAAGAACGTTATGAACAAATCATACAAACATCGGCTGCCGATGAAATTGAAGAATTTGAGCAGGTTGGGGCTTATGAAGATGAACGGAATTATTGGGTGTATTTGCGATTGTCGAAAGAGCGCTACCGCCAGATAAAAGAAGAACAAAAGCGCAATGCCGTAACGCTGGCAACCGATTTTTTCACCAAGGCCCGTAAGGCCGAACAGGAGGGTACCAGGTTGCAGGCCATCAGTTTCTATTTTCAGGCATTTCGCAGCGTTGAAAAATATTTAGGCGAACCAATACCGGTAAAAATAGATGACCGCGAAGTTCTTTTGACAAACGAGCTCTATGCCTCAATAAAATCCATGTTGAGTAAAGTACAGGTACAGGTTGAACCGACTGAAATGTCCATAAACAGGCGGATGAATGTTAATGGACAGTCTGTTACCGCTCAGGCTTTTTTTACCGATACCAGGCTACCCGCAATTAATTTTCCGTTGAGGGCGGCTTTTGAAAAGGGACAGGGCGATGTTTTTCCAGACTACATTACCGATGAACAAGGTCGCGCAAAAATCCTGTTAAATAAAATTACTTCGCGCGAATTGGAACAAACGGTGGGCGTAAAGCTCAACATCGATGCACTTAGCGGCTCCAGTGGTTCGTTGGTTTACAATTTGATTGCCTCAACACTTAAGGCACCGGGCTCTCAGGTAATCCTTAAAGTTCAACGCCCGGTAGTTTACCTGGAGGCTACTGAAAAATCGTTGGGCATTGGTAAAAACTCGACACAGATTGCCAACCGGTTAAAAAATTTGCTTACCAATGCAGGGTTTGAATTTACCAACAATCGGCAACGCGCTGACCTGTTGATGGAAGTGAATGCAGACTCTGAGAAGGGTTCTGTTTCCGGCAGCATCTATATAACATTTTTAACGGGTGTAATCCGTGTTACGGAAGCGCGTGAAGGTCGCGTAATCTATGCCACAACACTGGATCGTATAAAAGGATACGGCCTGGATTATGATCGCTCGAGCCAGGATGCTTACAATAAAGCCATAGAAACACTTGAAAAAGAGCACATGGCTGAACTATTGAACAATGTTTTACAATAA
- a CDS encoding succinate dehydrogenase cytochrome b subunit, translated as MTWFTKFLSSTLGRKLLMALTGLFLILFLAVHLAGNLQLLKDDGGKAFNIYAEFMSTNGLIQFISKGNFFFILLHVFVALFLTIKNRNARGSERYAVTSSKSSIWASRNMGILGTLVLIFIVVHLKDFWAQMHFGSVPVVDYDGKQVRDLASLVDYWFSKSWYVGVYVFCMGALAFHLWHGFESAFQTLGLNHLKYNAVISFVGRAFAIIVPVLFALIPIAMFFDF; from the coding sequence ATGACATGGTTTACAAAATTCCTATCCAGTACGTTGGGCAGGAAACTACTGATGGCCCTTACAGGCCTTTTTCTGATTTTATTTTTAGCGGTCCATTTGGCCGGCAACCTGCAATTGTTGAAGGATGACGGGGGCAAGGCATTCAACATCTATGCAGAGTTCATGAGCACCAACGGCCTCATTCAATTTATTTCAAAGGGTAATTTTTTCTTCATCTTGCTTCATGTTTTTGTTGCCCTTTTTCTAACCATAAAAAACCGGAATGCACGTGGTAGTGAGCGCTACGCTGTAACCAGTAGCAAATCATCTATATGGGCATCGCGCAATATGGGTATATTAGGCACCTTGGTTCTCATTTTTATTGTGGTGCATTTAAAAGATTTTTGGGCGCAAATGCATTTTGGCTCCGTGCCGGTAGTCGACTACGATGGTAAGCAGGTTCGCGACCTGGCCTCCTTGGTTGATTATTGGTTTTCAAAATCGTGGTATGTGGGTGTGTATGTGTTTTGTATGGGAGCACTTGCCTTTCACTTATGGCACGGGTTCGAAAGTGCTTTTCAAACCCTCGGGCTAAACCATCTTAAATACAACGCTGTTATAAGTTTCGTTGGAAGAGCATTTGCGATTATCGTTCCTGTGCTTTTCGCGTTGATTCCGATAGCTATGTTTTTTGATTTTTAA